From a region of the Tachysurus fulvidraco isolate hzauxx_2018 chromosome 5, HZAU_PFXX_2.0, whole genome shotgun sequence genome:
- the mier1a gene encoding mesoderm induction early response protein 1a: MAELSINGARTKGVQDEDEEFEPTADMLVHDFDDEQTMEEEEKLQGETNFSSEIDDLTREGEMPLHELLKLYGYGAADSADSEDEGPEEQDVAEVDQSSSAHGSLKSNKEDREDEVQRSSREESPDGSRTLSTAQIMYSGPCNYFDGDVDESEDEDYVPSEEWKKEVKVGPMYQAETPSVLCKYKDNEKVYENEDQLLWNPELLPENEVVEFLAEASKRIGEETGVDPVPEKPLIKDNEEALYELIKCNFDKEEALKRLEFNPKPVKDELPVWTEEEKHDLEQEDGVCGNDCKPVQADKIKLWRRKPDLHPAVVDSTEQTPAEAEHTEVSRAATSPTGASNYSSYQLDSETSSTKHNGADPCFVDPSFSDRPSSDTQVRSSTDPDISSSNKDTVRRQREDEENPERPVKKQKTDVEFLTAAAV; encoded by the exons ATGGCGGAG cTTTCCATAAATGGAGCAAGGACCAAAG GCGTGCAGGATGAGGACGAGGAATTTGAGCCCACTGCAGACATGCTGGTCCATGACTTTGATGATGAGCAGacgatggaggaggaggagaagctgCAAGGAGAGACcaacttcagctctgagatagACGATCTTACTCGA gaagGAGAGATGCCTCTCCACGAGCTGTTAAAATTGTATGGCTACGGCGCCGCAGACTCAGCAGATTCGGAGGATGAAGGACCTGAAGAACAGGATGTTGCAGAGGTCGACCAAAGCAGTAGTGCTCATGGAAGCCTTAAGTCAAACAAg GAGGACAGAGAGGACGAGGTACAGAGATCGTCCAGGGAGGAGTCTCCTGACGGCAGCAGGACACTCAGCACCGCTCAGATCATGTACTCTGGACCATGCAACTACTTTGATG GTGACGTCGACGAATCCGAGGATGAAGATTATGTTCCATCGGAAGAGTGGAAGAAG gaagtgaaggtTGGGCCAATGTACCAGGCTGAGACGCCGAGTGTCCTTTGCAAATATAAAGACAATGAAAAAG TATACGAGAACGAGGATCAGCTCCTGTGGAATCCGGAGCTGCTACCAGAAAACGAAGTGGTCGAATTTTTAGCTGAAGCTTCGAAGCGAATCGGAGAGGAGACTGGAGTGGACCCTGTCCCAGAAAAGCCTCTAATCAAAGACAACGAGGAG GCTCTCTATGAGTTGATAAAATGCAATTTTGATAAAGAAGAAGCTTTAAAAAGACTGGAGTTCAACCCCAAGCCTGTTAAAG ATGAGCTTCCAGTGTGGACCGAGGAGGAAAAACATGACTTGGAGCAAGAGGATGGAGTGTGTGGAAATGATTGTAAGCCTGTGCAAGCTGATAAG ATCAAACTGTGGAGGAGAAAACCTGATCTTCATCCTGCTGTCGT ggacTCCACAGAGCAGACGCCGGCTGAGGCGGAGCACACAGAGGTCAGCCGTGCAGCTACTTCTCCTACAGGAGCTTCTAACTACAGCAGCTATCAGTTAGACAGTGAAACCAGCAGCACCAAACACAACG GTGCAGATCCCTGTTTCGTCGATCCCTCTTTCTCGGATCGTCCCTCATCAGACACACAGGTTCGTTCCAGCACCGATCCCGACATCAGCAGCTCAAACAAGGACACGGTTAGACGGCAGCGAGAGGACGAGGAGAATCCAGAGAGACCGGTGAAAAAGCAAAAGACCGATGTGGAGTTTCTTACAGCAGCAGCGGTTTAG